ATAATATTTTTTCCCGTGGCCCCCTTGTTGCATATTTGTGCGAAGATGAAATTGAGGCTTTAATCACATCCTCACATTATGTTCTCAATTCAAACTGTTTTGCTTTTCAATGTCTATGGCCACAAATGCTCccatcatttgaaatgaatgtataatcaaatgaaagctgagagtTTGGAGAGATCCTGAAATGACCTTATACTTAGGAAATGTCAAACGTCTTCCTGGTCCAATGCAGACTCTGCTATAAAACCTTTTCTATGATCTTTAGTTCTTCCGTCTTTAGGTCTTATTGCGGGGACCAACTCTTTGAACTTAAGAATGAGTTTATATCTGTATATTCTTAAACAGTCTTTAGTATTTACAGTTCAGTGTTGTCTCCAACTCCAGGAGGACAATGAGGACCTTAAGTGCCAGCTAGCTTTTATCAAAGAGGAAGCAGTGCTTATGAGGAAGAAAACAGCCAAGATTGACAAAGAGAAGGACCGTCTAGAGCAAGAGCTGCAGAAGTACCGCTCCTTCTATGGGGAACTGGACAGCACCCATCCTAAAGGAGAGGCTGGGGGTCCGCCCACCACTCGCGAGTCAGAGCTCAAGTTACGGCTACGCCTGGTAGAGGAGGAGGCCAACATTCTGGGGAGGAAAATAGTAGAGTTGGAGGTAAGAGCAGACAATGCTACATTGGTCTATGAAAGGGAGTAGTGAGTAGGAATGATGGGAGATCTTATCCATCTACCCCACAGGTTGAAAATCGTGGGCTGAGGGCCGAGCTCGACGACATCCGTGGTGAAGGAGAGGGCGCAGGAAGCTCTGAGTGCGGAGCAATGGGCGGGTCCGGCTCTGGGCGAGGCCTTGGTGATGACCTGACGGAGCTccgacagcagctgcagctggtAGAAGACGAGGCAGAGCTGCTGAGGAGGAACCTGGCCGATGTTGAAGATCAAAACAAGAAAGTGACCACTGAGCTGAACAAGTTACGTTTCAAAGCCGGCACCCACGAGGGAGGCGGCAGGCacgggggaggaggaggaggtggcggCATTGATGGAGCAAAGGTGGAAGCCCTGCAGGAGGAGTTAAAGGCAGCAAGGCTACAGATTAATGACCTAAGTGGCAAGGTATTGCAAATTGATGGataatattatgtttttgttttgttttcaagctAACGAAACTTGAAATTCTTTACTTTAGTCggaaaataaaaagtaggaTATGTTGTTAAGCCTCATTTCTAATCTCATGTCTTATTTTGTAGGAATTTAATCAAAGCTCGTTTACAgtcatgctagcagctctgtgaagcTTTACTAATGGTAGCAGCGCAACATGGTAACACTGACAATGCTAAAAGGCtgctttatatactgtatttaatatttattaccTTGTTGATATTTGAGTAAATGACCATGAGTATGCTGGCTTTTCCGCTGTAGCCTACTTAGACTAgagctttttttgttctttattttgataACAAAGTGTTATTCTGATCACATCTCTGTTATTTTTTCAGGTGATGCAGTTGCAGTATGAGAACCGTGTGCTCCTATCCAACATGCAACGCTATGACCTGGCCTCCCACCTCTCCCTGCGTCCCAGCCCACGGGACAGTGACGTAGAGAGCGATGCAGGCGGAGCCACAAGTGGTCGCCGTGAGAGCGATGAGGACTCCACCTCCTCACGCCTCGTCCCACCCCACCGCAAACGCGAGGGCCCTGTAGGTGGGGAAAGTGACCCAGACGAGGTTAGAAACACTAACGGAAGCAGCCGCTGCCTGACACCCACAAGGGGCCTCTACACCCCCACCGGGCCTGAGGGTGCCGCGTCATCCCCCTTGGCCCGCTTCCTGCCTGGTGGCCGGTGCAGCTTGCTCGAAAGGCAACACATGACTGACATCCGCATGGAGGCAGAGAGGCTTGTTCGGACCATTGACCGGCTCATCGCTGATACGGCCACGATCATCTCAGAGGCGAGGGTATTTGTGTCGAACGGAGACCTGATGttcaggagaggaggggaggaaggcgGAGAGGAAGATGGCAGCCGGATCAGGGAACACGAGCTGCTGTATCGGATTAACGCCCAGATGAAGGCCTTCCGCAAAGAACTGCAGACGTTTATAGAGAGACTGGAAGTGCCTCGACCCGAGGGCAGGGACACAGAGGAGCCTCTGTCGGTGagacaaatgtttgaaaatgtccatAAGGTGCATATAAAATGTCTCAAAGAGTTTAATGCTGATTCTGTTTCTTCCCTTGTGTCACTTAATCCAACCCTCTGGTTTGTCCTCCGCCCAGATGTTCCAGCCTATCATTTTGCTCATCCTCATACTTGTGTTATTCTCGTCCCTCTCTTACGCCACCATCTTTAAACTAGTctttctttttactcttttctttgttctgtGATGTACGCCTCCCTTAATTCAAATCATTCCTcgtttgtttttgctgttgtttttcattcctCCCCGCATCATTTGTTGCCAAGGTAACCAAAAGCACAGAAAAAGCTCAGCACTTGCCAAGGCTGCAACCACATTCAAGAGAGTGCGGCTTGATTCAACACTGCAGTCTATATTACTCATTACACATCACTGGCCACGTCTATCCCTAAAGAAGGTGAGTTACAATGTGTCCCTGTGAAAGATTAAAACTGATCCTAtttcagatttataaaaaaatacaatttgcaCCAGCATTGTGTCTTTATCTGATGTTTGTAGTGCAGCAgagtaaacaacaaaatatgtaGATGATAAGCTTAAAAAAGAATCAAATGGAatcttatatttgtattataactTTGCATGATAGCAAtcctctgtgtttaaaaaatggtcaTTACTGGAAGATGTTTGTTGGACCTGATAATACGTACAGTAGTTTGCCTTTAAAAGGTCAATCTTCACCTGATGAATATTAAGTGTGACATGATTGATTCTACTCTTATGTCTGTATAACAAACATGAAGGGAGAAGCATTAGCTGATAAGCCTAGCTTAGCAAAAACACTTGAAACAGGGGAAATCAGCTAGAACAGTCTGGCTTACCATTTTACATTTCCACTGATTTAAATCATGGTCATAAGTAAGCTTTAAAAAGGTGATGCTTTGtgcattttctatttttggaGGCAGTGTTTTAGCAgtccttatgctaagctagctagccAACTGCTGTTgtcgtaaaaaataaaaaatacagcttATCCACAAAGTCTTACAGAACCCAGAAATGTGCGATTTGTTATtgtgcagaaaatgtgtgttttgtaacaCATCATAGTTTTGAAAGTCCAGGAgatttataaattaaattataaattataaaaagaaagtaTCATCATTGACAGACCTATCCACAGCTCTGCGTCTGGatccacatattaacatttcACTATAGATAGAGATAGAAGATAAATTATGgcttgtttgtatttctttaagcTAATCATTAGGACCCTGGGCTATACTTAGAACAGGATGCAGGGACAGTCACATAAGATAGCCCAGATAGCGGCAGTGGAGGAGAGTCCCACCTGAGAGATGCAAACATTTGCAGCCTTAAAGCCCCAATTAAGTTCCTGTGAGTCAGACTATTATCTAAAGTTAGTaggtgacacatttaaaaaggttacttttcaaaagaaacacactAAAGAAGAAAGAATTGAAAATTGTGTCTATATGTGTCTATATCTGTAACATGAAAACACTGATGGTGCTGTGTTACAAAAACATCCTATTTAAAGTTGCATGATAACAGTAAACACATTCAGCCACTAGATGGCACACTACCCTCCCCCTTTTAATGCGTCACATGACAGTGATGCCAGTTTGATGCACAACCTGCATTTTTCATGGAGAGTTTTTATTTACcgtcaaacacatttgaaacccTGTTTTTCTTAACTAGCTACCAAATACTATGACTCTTGATCACTGAAGACATGTGATACCAACATTATACTGTTGTTTCACACGCCCGGTTAGCAAAAGGCACTGCTGGCAAGAATTTACATCTTACACAGAATTACAACATTAAACCGTACAAAAATTAAGCAAAACCAACAATGGGCACTTAACTTCAAGAGAAACGAGTAAAATCCACCGATTCTGTTTGCCATAAATGTACAACAATGCTAacacaagacataaaacaaagagaGCGGGCTACGATAGCACTTGTGGCTGttgatatttagtttgttttgtaaaatcaaTAAACGAGATTAAACTAATTAGCTAAAACTACTTGGTGGAGAAGTTAGGACAGCTTAAAAGTTTTCTTAAAGTTTGgagtgttattttttattttgccagGCTCAGAATGcttgtgtaatatattttctatCTTAAGTCGGGATGGGAACATTAACTTAGGAATcgtacattttttatatattttttattcaggtCCGAATCCTGATTACCATGATACCCATACAGTTGCAATAGGATTTGCAAGTTGACACACTTCAGTTATACCATTACAAGGGAATAAATATTTGGAGCAATAATGACATTTCCAACATAAATTGGAGCAGAGAAATTCACAAAAACACTGGAGAAAAATTACTGAATGAGGATCCCCATTGAAATTAACCACCCAGAAATGTTGTACAAACCTTTGccgtacatacagtatatggcaTAGCAGTGCTTACATGAAGGTTTAAGGTCGCAAGGATCTAAGGGAGGCAAGCATAAATCAATGTTCCATGCCGCTATTTGTCCTGGTTTAaccttttttctaaatatatatgaTCTTGTAGCAGGGTATGACAGCAGTCACCTCTTGCATGATTTTCAGAATGACACCACCCACTGTTGTTGCCTCAAGGTAAAGTAAGGATAACGTTTGTTTTTACCTCCTCTGCTTAACTCCTGGGGGATTTGTCATTTATTAGAGAACACAACAGGTGGAGGAATAATGGCAATGATCCCGTTGCTTTAAACTGGAAGGAATTCTGATGATAACGTCAAGTGCCAACTGTTAGATCTTGTCCAAGGGGGACAAGTCAAAAATCCCAGTGGGACCCCTGATTAGAGGCAGGCATTAGTAATGTATGGTGTGTCAGCAGCAACTGTTTGGGATGAGTCTAAAACATGGTCTCAACTTCAGGTTACTCCAGGACATGGTATGAGAGTTTACACATTTTGCGCTTTTGAAACATAGATAtgcataaaacatattttataaaatggaAGTGCTGAAACCACCTGAagttaaaaaaggaatgaaatgtTGCCGAACATGCCAGGAATGCACCTTGCAGTTTCCTCTTCAAGACTACATTCAATAAAGATATTATTGACAGTGTGACACATTATTACTAAccttgtcacacacacacccaattGGCATCTCTTGGAAAATGATTTGCAGTGGTGCATGGTCACGAGGCAAAATCTTCCCAAGCATCCTAAAGGAGAGTAGCAACAGAGAAGCCCATTGGCCAAGAGATCGCAGCAGCTGAAATAGCTATGTAAACACTTTCCCTCTCTCCGTGAGCCCCAGTAATTATAGCCAGGATGCTGGTGACGACAGTTGTCCCATCGAGACTTCAAATGGGGGAATAAATTTGACATTATGATATTTGATACCGGCTCCAATGGCGCGCCCACGTAAACAGTAAGGCGCGTTATAAAGGCTGGGGACCCCGGCTGGAACAGAAATTGTTTACCCTTTAGCTCAGCAATCAGGACTTAACAACGACACCGAGGCGTAAATAGAAGAATCAGGGCCCTTTAAATCCAGTCCACGGGGTGATACGTAatacagaggaggaaacaagcGAGGGGGAAGCACCCGAGAGAGGAGACTTCACCTTTAGGCGCAGAGGGGAGTGCATGTGTTGGAGAGGCCAGAGCGCAAAGCGCGCGGAAGGTAGAGCAGACTGAGGATTTATACTGGAGCACTGAACAAGCTTATGTTGAGCAAGGTAAGAACAGCTGTTTAAAATGAGGTGGCAATTGTAGTTTCAGTGCAAATGAATAGGATTAGTGCTTTATGGGAATCATTTGGAATTTGttgtaaacaaactaaaattATACAATATGAGAATGCATGGCAAAGCCTAATGTGAGtctactgttttatttatttagattgtATTTATCTCAATATCTATACCATGTTAAGTGTTTTAATTTTgagcccttttttttcttttcttttaagagCATTTGTTTATCCGTTCCTGTCCCATGCGCACAGGCCCGCAGTAGGTTCACTATGCATAGTTACACGATTATTAATATCTCTACTATTGCATCACAAGTGGGAGGGAAGATGCTGGTACATTCGGGCACCTTCGATAAGGATACTTGTCATACTTTAATGATggcaacaacatcaacaaagccAAGGGATGCACAATAATAGTTAGTCTATTAGTCCTCACTTGGGATCACAAtaacataatacattatttttatccAGGCCACATTGACAGTGTCTAAAAGTGCATCTGAGGGGCAACTTTAGAGATCaagttctttttctttttttttcctttggaGTGGAGGTCAAAGTGACCAAAAGCTGTCATGAAACACTCTAGGCTTACATGACTGAATCGTTTAAGAATGCGAAAGAAGAGGGTTGTGATAACTGACCTTTGTTAGGGCAGAAAGTGCCCTTTAACTGCAGGCAGTTTAAAAAGAACTCAAATGCAATGggacaaatgtgttttacttgatACAGTGGAACCTCGATCAGGTGTCATTGGCACTGGTGCAGTATGTTTTATGCTGCCTTGGCTGAAGACATGGTAAAACCTGCATTGCAgcaaaagaacatttgttgtaaaaaacatttttttgtatttaaacaaatatactaACAGTATTTTCCCCCCACTATGTGTTTTCTCTACAGTGTTTCCTGGCCATTGATCCTTGAAACCCTAGGGTAACCTCTGACAGTAAAGTGAAACAGGAGAAAGGGGAAATTGGCATTTAAAGGGGCCTCTGGGTATTGACCAGCCTGCGTCATGGCAGCCATTGATCTGGAGCGTGCACTGGAGCACGGTGGCAGGGGCTGGGGGCAGGAGAGGCCAGAGATGATGGACAACTTCGACTCAGAGATGCAGGAGTGGGAGGACCAACTTCAAGACATCCAGAAAAAAATTGAAGAGGTAggagtttgtaaaaaaaaaagagatcaaGTCCCTTAGTGACTGGACAAGTTACAAAACTCTTTTAGGCAGTAGGGGTCAGTGATTCTGCATAATACTTTACCTAGGAATGTAAATATATGAAGGTAAAGTTCACCAGCTGTACCAGTGTTCAAGGTATTTCAGTTTTCTGAAATACAAATCTTTACAAAAAGTGCATAAAAGGCATAGTATCTCATTAACAGGCTTAACAGTACAACAGACTCAAATGTGACACAGTTTTCACCGTGTGCAAACATGCTAATGGTTCTGTGTCCAGGTTATGTAGTGCTTCCCTAGAGTGTGTGTCAGGAcctcagtttctgtatttttagtttactgttgtactttgaaatgtgtcacttcctgtcttgtctactctacttcctgtctttagtttccctcctgtctgattgtctgatcatgctcacctgttgcccctgtgttccacctcctccttcccagctgtttcttgtcttgtgattaccctcctctgtatttagtctggtcgttcctttgtgttctttgtcgcgtCATCGTCGTTGTTTGTCATTGGCTGTTCCCTGAACCCTTTTGGATctccctttttcagccctccctcctccactggtTTGtccgtgttttaatttgatacttttcctttattttgcttttgtctgcatttttgttaacagcttttttataaataaaagctcgccctttgttacgtttgaacccctgcctcctctattgcttctgcacgTGGGTCCTTTCCCAAATCCTGACAGTGTGTGTTAAATGAAgtaatacagtatgtgtgcttGTGCACCATAATAAACCGTTGGCAGCAGACAGAGCGACTCAACCTCATGGCCTTTTTGGAGCAATGATACAGACAAATGTTAACAAGCTAATTAAACTGTGATGTgctgacagacacaaacacacacacacactgtcatcccaacacacacacacaaacacacacagcctgtaAGTTGATACTAAAGGAGTATTAAAAGTTGTGATGGGAAACAGATGGTTGTGCAAAGTGGAATAACGTGCCGATTATAAATATAGGTTCGGTTTTATGATAATTATAAAACTTGCTTGTTATGTAAACACGGTTCATGTAATTGAGCTCTGTTTTGCATGTAGTTGTGCACAACATGTGGAAGAAGGAggttgtttatgttttcttctgtttcacTTATTGCAGTTGTACACTGAAGTCCAGGCTCGGAGAGGAGCAAACGATATCCCTACTGACAACCAGAAGAATGGCGGCGAGTTGGAGTGCGGCCTGGGGCAACATGGCAATGGTCTCTTTGCGCCCGACCATCACAGCAAGAATCACCCTGGAGCTATAACCGTGCCACATGACTATAGTAACGGCCGTAACTATAGCCCCAGTGGGTACAGCTACCCAGGGAGTCATCAGAATGGCTATGGTTATTGCAACGCCAACTCAGAGATAGGAGACTTGTTGCAGGATTATTTGGAGCAGGGAAGCAAATAAGCCAGAAGAATAACGGAGCTCGCCATGTGGTAAGTGGAGGCATTTTTAGCATTTCCTCGCCCTAATGCATCATTGTGTTGGCATCTGCACATATGATGAAACCAGACATGTGATATGAGTCAAAACTGGGGTTCAGTCGGGAACATATGGGATTACAGTAAGTTGGTTCCTTCCAGTCTGCTTACGGACAGGTTACCAAATTGACTTTAGTTCAACATACTTTCACCAACTCTTGTAATTTCCAAACTCCTGTCAAATGAGGCAAGAAGGAAGCCAAGACAATAAACTGTTTCCTGTTACACATTATCACATGAAGGTTTAATAGTTGACGGTTAGGATTGCTTTATTGTGTGATGGTCAAGGGTCAGCCAAGGTTCAGTTTTGGTAAGGTACAGTAAACAGAACATTGCCAGTGGGGGAGTATCACACTTGTTAAAAGCTATACATATAGTAGGCAGAGGTTGATATGATGGTGGAAATGGTGATGTCAATATATTTTTCCCACTTCTTCCAGCGCTTCAGCGACACAATCAAGGTGAGCCCGGTGACAGAGATCAGAAAAGGTTCTGGAAATGAAAGGTAAGTGCCACATTCAAGAACCTTTTGTAGAATGTCGAGATGGGTTTGGGAAATACCTGTTAataaactatttttgttttttttggtttggttcAGGCTTGGTCAAGAGCAGTTTGTGGGCAGTTTTGAGGAAACTGAAAACAGAAGGAACCATGTGTCTCACCTGAAGAGCTCCCCTCGCAGAGAGAGTTCCcccaacaaagaaaacacaggctCTAAACCTCCTCTTGGACAAAGAGATGCCCCAGCTGGTCAACCACGCTCACAGCTCCCAATCACAAAAGCTGAATCTCCTGCCCTGGACAGGAAGTCTTACAGTCCTGGTGTCatgggagacaggaagtgtggcAGCCCTTCTGTCCTCAGGAAGTTTGGAGCCATGCTTCAGGAAAACGAGGGTAAAACACTGACTGAATCAGGGGTGGTGACCAATCAGGTGCCGGCTCCGGAGCCAAAGTGTCCAACCCCTAGCTGTCAGCGCAGAGCTCAGGGAGCCACTGCAGTCGCCAGCAGGTCGCCCATGCGCGTGCCTACCCAGAAATGCCGAGCTGATTCTGACGTGCTGACAGCAGAGATAGAGCCCGGCCAAGAATGGGGGCTAGTATCAGACTCTGGTAGACAGAACCACAAGGATCACAGAGGAGCCTACAAAGGGTCCCAGCGGGGTCCTCAGCTGTCCCCAAGGAGATCACAGGTGACGGGAAGCCCAAAGCTTAGACCCAGGGCTAACAGTGGGGGAGACAGAGACGGAGGACTGGCTcaaggggagagaggaaggaagccTGCACCCCAACATGCAGAGCCCAAAATGGACTACAGGGTCTCAAGTGCTTCCTCTGGAGCTCAAAAGATCCACAGGGGTGGGTTAGCGGGACAAGAGTTGCCAGGTTGTGGCAAAGTGAGGGATGAAGGACTTATTGAACTGCTGGACATGTTGGATATCCAACACGAGTACAGCTCCAGTCCCAAAGCGGGACAAACAGTTTACAGACAGGATCCACAGCAGGTACGTTTTTTCAGCTTTAGCAGCAATTGTTACCAGCAAAAGCTACCAGTGTACAAGCTAACATGTGTCCCGTTACGTCTTTGTTCAGGTAAACCCAGACCAGTCATCCCCTGGCAATCTTAGGAAAAGCTTCTCCCGTCCTGCACGGCCAGCCAACCAACGGCCTCCTTCCAGGTGGGCCGGCCACACCCCTACAGCCGTCATCACTACCCCATCAGGCCCTATGTACCGTCCCCCAAGCCCCCTGGCTCGCACACCTAGCCCCATGACCAGAACCCCAAGTCCCGCGCTGAAGCACCGGCCTCTTATTTCCTATTCTCTTCAGACTGAGACGGTCATTATGTGATACTGTGTCATTTCAAATTAAGCTTgatcccttcctcctctctctgtgtaaaTAGTAAGGactttttctgtgaaacaaAGTGCTTTAAGAGAGTTAAAGAAATGCTTAATTTCATCTTGATGCCAtgttcaagaaaaaaaacattctccaGGGTTGCTGTGGCTTTTTGCTTCTTCTGTGCTGAAACACATTAACATATTGCTTAGTTGCAGCCCTCCCCGTATCCTCTTTTTTGTATTCAATTTCAGGTGTTTTTCGGTATAATGAGATTTTGCATGCAGCCCTAGTTTAAGGGTGCATGCTCATGTGTTTAATCCTCATGGTGGCCATGTTGAATCAAATTCAACCTGGACACCAGTAGGAGTAGATCAAGTCGCAACTGTGCTCCCAGCAGCAATCTGCTTACTAtcaacatcagtgtgtttaactgTATCATATTGTTAAAGTAATATATTTAAGATGTTCGAATAACAGCTGTGACAAATGACTATGATATgcctttaatgtatttttttcccttgGTAATAAATATGACAGTGCTTTGACGTAAAGACTCCTGTCTTTGTCTATGGCGGCACTGCATTGTTCCATTAACGATGGCTCATATTTCAAGGTGTTGATGATTTACTGCATGTCAAGCATATGGTTATCTGATACAGGCAACCCCCTGCATGCCCGTGCAATAGCTGCTCAAGCAGTGTCAGTTGCTGTTGCAAATGAGCTAACTACCCACCAACTTCAACACATCAACTGGGTCAAACATATCTGAGGAGCTGCATGATCAAGTATGTGACAATTAACAGATTGTcctttaaaagttgttttaggTCCATAAATTACTCAGCACTTGGATTACGTagatttaattatatatatatatatttttttaaagtattaatcATGCAGTGTTGGTCCAAAAGCAGTTACGTATTCGGTCGTTAACACGATGCCTAACGTGCAGCACCCACACAGTGATTTTGTAGCAATAGGGATCACTTTTCATGCTCAGTGTTTCTCGCCTCTTAACAACCCATGGCTTCCCCGACACCTCCTACATTGAGGAAGGTGAGAAAAACACACCATCTCAGCTTCACACGTAAACACGCAAAATATATCTTGCCgtacacaaaaaaacatatatgctcagccacacattcatacacacacaatcttcTCTGGAAGAGGTGGCCAAAGTGTGAAATATCACATAAAGGCTGTGAGAGTGTACGGAAGTGCATTGGCCCTGTGATGCCTCATCCCTGTCACCCTACCTCTCGGTGCTATGTGGCACCTCATATGGAAATAGCAAGCGTGACGTGTGTTTTGGTGCCAGAAATCTTACCCTGCTGTCTTTAGGGGTATAAATAAAGAGCGGGAGGGGGACGCTGGTTCATCTATCCGTCCCCCGGTCTCTCTTTCCCGTACCCTTTTCTGCATGTTATACCAAAACATGTTGAGAGATTGGAAATATAGTTTTCTCTTTTCGTCTATTATCACCTCTATCTCTGTCAATTTGccaattattatcatttttctcCTATTCTCACAGGCTGTATCTTCCCCTTATCTACTTCTCAGCTTCTGTTTGTCTTCACTCCCAACTTACCtatttctgcctctactgtacTTTGTGTACCGTAAATGAGAGCccattttataatatatttactgCATAAGGTTATTTTAACAAGGCGTCATGTTGGCCATCCCTCATCTGTCTTCATCAGGCCCCCTGCTGACTCTTGGCAGGTTGATGTATGCATGCCCCACACCAAAGACATATTCTCTGATGTGCATGTTTTCACCCtccactctcttttttttcccacccTGCTTCCCTGACTGAGGACACTCTTTGCAGACAGCATGCAGAGCTTGCACAGCATGTCCTCCACTGGACAGGCTATATTCATGAGAGCATAGACAGACACatgacagagggagaaagaaagagaacatGAGAACAGACAGCTGAACTGTAGCCATGGCTCCCCTGACGTCAGAGGACCACGTTGTCACACCCACTCTGACGCCggaaaaaaatagtttggcATCACAGCACAAAAGACTTCTAGGACTACCTCTACAGTTACA
The sequence above is drawn from the Eleginops maclovinus isolate JMC-PN-2008 ecotype Puerto Natales chromosome 15, JC_Emac_rtc_rv5, whole genome shotgun sequence genome and encodes:
- the LOC134876510 gene encoding microtubule cross-linking factor 3-like translates to MKPAAGGAAAAPSPSSSDNSAGRRRRRRQHRDPSPATAHEGGTKRAPRHPGRPGSPLPAGNSGSTGARESLRSADGREREPKRRAGAAVHPDGAEADVVRANRADAVGEAPTDSSASARRSVLPLPCLKGNSSRRLLPSRGSFSFPAEVREGTPGEEGGRSRERSVASAGCGLASLGLWSGGCLQAELIQFHLQKRLRRSGAKMQTKTENMGPEEAAEGEPRPAAEETEAGSVTQQDQALEDEVERLLDENDDLKCEIEEMRAEMDEMRDTFYEEDTCQLQEMRRELERANKNCRILQYRLRKAERKKLRYAQTGEIDEELLRSLEQDLKVAKDVSVRLHHELEKVEEKRTKTEDENEKLRQKLIEVEVNKQALQNELEKTKESQKRRGSKDIQKTDRKSAQTPTEEDNEDLKCQLAFIKEEAVLMRKKTAKIDKEKDRLEQELQKYRSFYGELDSTHPKGEAGGPPTTRESELKLRLRLVEEEANILGRKIVELEVENRGLRAELDDIRGEGEGAGSSECGAMGGSGSGRGLGDDLTELRQQLQLVEDEAELLRRNLADVEDQNKKVTTELNKLRFKAGTHEGGGRHGGGGGGGGIDGAKVEALQEELKAARLQINDLSGKVMQLQYENRVLLSNMQRYDLASHLSLRPSPRDSDVESDAGGATSGRRESDEDSTSSRLVPPHRKREGPVGGESDPDEVRNTNGSSRCLTPTRGLYTPTGPEGAASSPLARFLPGGRCSLLERQHMTDIRMEAERLVRTIDRLIADTATIISEARVFVSNGDLMFRRGGEEGGEEDGSRIREHELLYRINAQMKAFRKELQTFIERLEVPRPEGRDTEEPLSMFQPIILLILILVLFSSLSYATIFKLVFLFTLFFVL